Proteins from one Falco naumanni isolate bFalNau1 chromosome 10, bFalNau1.pat, whole genome shotgun sequence genomic window:
- the GAL gene encoding galanin peptides — protein sequence MQRCAGFLLLSAVCCAALSETLGLVLSAKEKRGWTLNSAGYLLGPHAVDNHRSFNEKHGFTGKREIQPDEDIKAGDLGRPLADENIVRTVIEFLTYLHLKEVGALDKLPSPDEMNQS from the exons ATGCAGAGGTGCGCTGGCTTCCTCCTGCTGTCTGCCGTCTGCTGCGCCGCCCTGTCGGAAACGCTGGGGCTGGTTCTCTCG gcaaaagaaaaaaggggctGGACTTTGAACAGTGCTGGTTACCTACTTGGGCCAC ATGCAGTAGATAACCACAGATCTTTTAATGAGAAACATGGTTTCACCGGTAAACGTGAAATACAGCCTGATGAGGATATTAAAGCAG GGGATCTTGGAAGACCGCTGGCTGATGAAAACATTGTGCGCACAGTAATTGAATTTTTGACTTACTTGCATCTTAAAG AGGTGGGAGCACTTGACAAACTACCTTCACCAGACGAAATGAACCAGTCTTGA